The Helicobacter sp. MIT 99-5507 genome includes a region encoding these proteins:
- the secG gene encoding preprotein translocase subunit SecG: MTSILLITQIIIAVIITIAVLLQKSSSIGLGVYSGSNESLFGAKGPAGFMAKFTMIMGLLFIINTIALGWAYSKQMNKSVLDSTKVESSVPKLPANSLDSNPLGSTKSPFDAPSAPLLPNK; the protein is encoded by the coding sequence ATGACTAGTATCTTACTAATAACACAAATCATAATAGCAGTAATAATTACAATCGCAGTCCTTTTACAAAAGAGCTCTAGCATCGGTTTGGGCGTGTATAGTGGAAGCAATGAATCTTTATTTGGTGCAAAAGGTCCTGCTGGATTTATGGCAAAATTCACTATGATTATGGGATTGTTATTTATCATAAATACAATAGCACTTGGATGGGCATATTCAAAACAGATGAATAAATCAGTTTTAGATAGCACAAAAGTAGAATCTAGTGTGCCAAAATTGCCTGCAAATAGTTTAGATTCTAATCCTTTAGGCTCTACTAAATCGCCATTTGATGCGCCATCAGCACCATTGTTGCCAAATAAATAA